The Salicibibacter halophilus DNA window CACAGTCTAGGTGGTTAAAATCCATCTCTTCCCGTGAAAAATTTCTGCCTGCATGAATGTTGCAGGGGGCGTACAAACTAAGAGGGACGAGAGATGGGTGTGCTCGTTTCCCACATCGAGACGCGAAGGAGGGGTCATGTGGAACTTCGTTGGCGTATATTATTTATCCTTGCTTTCGCTGTTCTGGCACTAGGCGGCGGCAGTGATGTTCAGGGTCAAGAAGAAGCAAAAACCGTAATTGTACATGTCGATGATGATCCGGAAGCTGTTCAAGAGGAAATTCAAAAACATACGGATTACGAGCCGGACTACATATTTTCATCTGCTTTTCTCGGCATGGCTTACACGCTTCCGGAGACTAGTGCCGGCCAATTGGAAGAAGTTCCGGGCGTTAGCCGGGTCGATGAGAGTGTCCAATATGACCGTGCTTTAAGGGAAAGTGTGCCATTTATCGGTGCTGAAGATATACGCACACAACTTGACGACTTAGGGATTCAACTTACCGGGCACGGGATAAAGGTGGGGATCATCGACACGGGCATCGATTACAATCATCCCGATTTACAAAAAAATTATATGGGCGGTTATGATGTTATTGATGACGATCATGATCCGATGGAAACAAAAATAAAGAGTAAAGCGGTTACTTTTCACGGGACACATGTCGCGGGAATAATTGGTGCGAATGGAAGTGTGAGGGGGTGGCTCCTGATGCGGATCTCTATGCATACCGTGCGCTTGGTCCTGAAGGCCAAGGCTCCACAGAACATATTCTTGAAGCGATTGATCGCGCGATCGTAGATGGTGTGGACGTTCTGAACCTCTCATTAGGAAACCCTGTAAACGGCCCTGATTGGCCGACGAGCAAAGCGTTGGACGAGGCGGCGGAAGCCGGCGTGATCACGGTCACTTCAAGCGGTAACAGCGGTCCGGATATGTGGAGCGTCGGGTCACCCGGAACATCGGAAAAATCGATTTCCGTCGGGGCTTCAACTCCGCCGCTAAAGGTTCCCCAATTAACGGTGCCCGAGATTAATGAGGAAGACCGCGAGTTGGAGTTGCAACCGATTCAAGGGGCAAAACCGTGGAATATGAAAAGAAGGTTAAACGTCGTGGACGGGGAGCTCGGCATGCCGGAAGATCTGGCAAACGTACGTGGGCGGGCGGTATTGATTGAGCGCGGAGGCATCCCGATCAAAGCTAAAATCGAAAATGCGGTGGATGCCGGTGCTGACGCAGTTTTGCTTATGAATAACATTCCCGGGCCATTTATGGCCGGAATGGAAGAAGAGGTGGACGTCGTTGCAGCGGCCATTGATCATAAAGCAGGGAACCATTTAAAAGAAGCAATAAACGAAAATGAAAAAAAAGAAGTGGTCATTGAAACCAATTACGTAGAAGATACTGATCATATGGCTATGTTCAGTTCCCGAGGGCCGGTGACGCAAACATGGGACATTAAACCGGATGTTGTCGCGCCCGGGGTGGATATTGACAGCACGGTTCCCCAAGGGTATCAAGGATTAAACGGCACTAGTATGGCAGCGCCACACATTGCAGGAGCGGCTGCATTGATAAAGCAGGCGCATCCGGATTGGGGGCCGGAACAGGTGAAAGCGACGCTTATGAACACGGCGATCTCACTCTCAACCGATGAAGGGGAGACTTATCCGCCGTTCGTCCAAGGGGCGGGCCGTGTAGACATTGGGGATGCCATTGAAAATGATACGCTTGTGTATCCCGGGACCCTGTCTTTTGGAGTGTGGGAAGCGGAGGATTCGAATCAGCAGTTGGAAAGGGAAATTACGATTGATAACCAAAGCGCGCGGCAACGCACCTATTCTTTTGATGTTCCGACTTCTTTAGGGACCGGATTGAATTGGAAAATGCCAATGCCAATCACATTGGATCCGGGGGAAAAACAAACAGCAGCCATTAAGGTTGAAATCCAACCGGATATTATTGATTTTAAGCGGATTGACGGGGAAATCAATGTGAGTGGCGGGAGACAGGATGTTTCACTTCCGTTTCTCCTCTTTAGCGATGAACCGGATTATCCGCGGCTCAGCGGGTTTCAATTTGCAAAAGTTCCCGAACGGGATTTTTGGATGTATGAAGTTTTTTTGCCAGGAGGAGCTGAAGAACTGGAAATTACCCTTTATGAGCCGGATACCTTTGCATATGTCACAACCCTTGACCGCCAAACAAACCTTCCTGAAGGACCCTTTGAAAAAGAATTCCATGCAGACGAGATTGATTTGGAGCCAGGTGTTTACCACGTAATTGTCTATGCGAAATATAAAGATCGCGAGGATACATTGGAAGCCAAAATTGCGGTTGTCGAAAAATAGCGGGGCATATTGCAATTGTCATCTTTTTGACACATTGTAAGTGCGCCGAAATCCTTGCCGTTCTCCCACTTTCAAACCAATTGGAGACGTTGACAGGAGGTAGTCCCTATTGTAAGATAGCTAAGGATATCTGATTGGTGATTCATTATTTACAATGGGATTACGGTCGAAGGGAGAAACTCCATGGCCAAAGGGAACGGCAAGCGTAACCTATGGCGCAGTTCGGTGCTGGTCTCTGCCATTTTGTCTTCGATCGTTGGATCGATCGTAGGCGGAGTCTTGCTGGGATATTGGTTGGATGAACAGTTTGATACAATGCCCCTTTTTGTCTTAATCGGGTTGTTGA harbors:
- a CDS encoding AtpZ/AtpI family protein → MAKGNGKRNLWRSSVLVSAILSSIVGSIVGGVLLGYWLDEQFDTMPLFVLIGLLMGIFAGFYGVVRAVKPFLGDDD